One Citrus sinensis cultivar Valencia sweet orange chromosome 5, DVS_A1.0, whole genome shotgun sequence genomic window, GCTTTTAATtcttgaagaaatttgcataaagtttatcctttttttataGGGTTTGATCAGCGACAGTGATAAGAACAGTATTCTGCGAGGCCTTGATGAGATTGAGAGACAAATTGAAGCTGGTAAGTTTATGTGGAGGACAGATAGGGAGGATGTGCACATGAACATTGAAGCAGCTCTCACTGATATCATTGGTGAACCTGCAAAGAAGCTCCACACTGCTCGGAGCCGAAATGATCAAGTGTTAACGGATTTTCGTCTGTGGTGTCGTGACGCTATTGATACGATTGTGAGAAGCATTCAGCGCCTTCAGGTTGCATTGGTGAAGTTGGCTTTGAAGAACGAAGGTCTTATCGTTCCTGGTTATACTCATTTGCAAAGGGCGCAGCCTGTCTTGTTGCAGCATCTTCTTCTGGCATATGTTGAGCAGGTCTGAGTTGATACATTTGTTCCCTTTAATTGAATGTCTCCGCATAGTTCTTAAAAATCTTAGTTATGTTGGTACTCCTGGACAAACcagctaaaattttaaatttttctttgaacaTGAGATTGAGGACTTACAATAACATCATAGATTGTTTTGTAGACTTTTCAGCATGAAAATTTCTGAAAAATGGATACCAGAATACATCCAGTCACAATTAACTAATGATGAAGTTTGAAGCTAATGAATTGGCTGGCTAACTCAGgctgttttgtttttgtctcCAGAAATGCTAACTATGGCTATGATGTTATCTTGTAGCTTGAACGTGATGCTGGTCGTTTACAAGATTGCAGAGTTAGGATGAATTTCTGCCCTCTTGGTGCATGTGCATTGGCTGGCACTGGCCTGCCCATTGACAGGTTTATGACTGCGGAAGCTTTAGAATTTACTGCTCCCATGAGGAACAGGTATGTGCTGAAACAAAACGAACCTTGAATGTGGCCTTTTGATATGTCAGGGTGACAAACTGACAATTGTAACTATATGCTGCTGCAGTCTTTGGTATCCACTTTTTCTGTTCCACACCATATACCCAATTTTGTTGGCCACTTCAATTGTCAAGTCTAGAGTATCAGCTTTTGGAATTTCCTCAACTCCACttcaatttgtaatctttatatatgtttatggTTGGAAAATGGCTGCATTAGGCTATCATATGACTCGATTTGATCCATTCAAATAGTTGGGACTTACTCTCTGAAAACTTCTCTTGCGTTAAATTGACAATCAATTTTGATTCTATAactaaaatgttattttgaaacGTGACCTTATTCGTTATGGACTAGTCAACAACTTGAACTGTATCAACAAAATGACCATAGCCATTTGTTCCCTTTTTATTGTTGAATTCTGGTTCTTCTGCAGCATGGTTTCCTTGAATGATTGGCTGTATTTTGATGCTTCCACAGTATTGATGCTGTATCAGACCGAGATTTTGTCTTGGAGTTTCTTTCTGCTAATTCAATCATAGCTATTCATCTTTCACGGCTTGGTGAAGAATGGGTATTGTGGGCTTCAGAGGAGTTCGGATTTATCACACCAAGTGATTCTGTTTCCACTGGAAGCAGTATAATGCCTCAGAAGAAAAATCCAGATCCGATGGAGCTTGTTCGGGGAAAGTCTGCTAGGGTCATTGGAGACTTGGTCACCCTTCTCACTCTGTGCAAAGGACTTCCTCTTGCTTACAATCGTGATTTACAGGTAACACTTTGTACATATTCAGTTAACAATAGTCCAGTTATCTTTTGGCTGAGACCCCCAGCATCTTGGTTTTAGCCTTCCATCTGTGTTCATATGTTTTTAAGCCCTTAAACTAGGTTTTTATAGATAAAGTAGTTTCGTTTCtttgtcttctttttcatCATCCATGGCTTTTGGAGTTTGCTAAAGAGGCTTTTCTTTGGAAGACAGGAAGATAAAGAACCTACATTTGACAGCGTTAAGACAATTGTTGGAATGCTTGAAGTTTCAGCAGAGTTTGCACAGAACATTACATTTAATGTGGAGAGAATAAAGAAGGCTTTGCCAGCTGGTTATCTTGATGCCACAACCCTTGCCGATTATCTTGTGAATAAGGCAAGTCATAATTTGTTGTtcaactttatcttttaccaACTAGAATGGCTTACATTCCATCAAAACCAAATTACCTGCATGATCAGACATGCAGGTGGGACACGCCCTTTGGAACTTGGAAGAAATTGacaatttgtttatttcactAACTTTTTCCTAGCTTTCACATTAACAAAAAGAACCTATAAAGTTTTGTATTGGATGTGTGATATATAATATCCCCCACTTATCTACAGTATTAAGCACTTATTAAATGCTTCCACTGGTATCTGACTATGTTTCTTTTTACAGCAAGTACCTTTTAGGACTTCCCATGATATAGTAGGAAAAGCAGTTGCTTTGTGCGTGTCAAAGGAATGTCAGCTTCAGGATCTGAGTCTTGATGAGATGAGAAGTCTAAACCCAGTGTTTGATAAGGATGTATACGAATATCTCGGAGTAGAAAATGCAATAAGGAAATTCAGCTCATTTGGTTCCACAGGATCGGCATGCGTCACTGAACAACTACATTCTTGGGTTGCCAAGCTTGGAATCAACAGAAGTAGCtgttaatttacaaatggaAGCAGAGATGAGTAAAATGAGATCAAGGAAACTGCCTGGAACATGAGTATCATTTTTAAGAACCTGAAGTTGCAGATACTGAGGATAGGATTTGGTAAACTGGGTAACAAAAATGAAAGTTAATTGCAGCACCGAACCGAAAGATTCCATCAGTGAGATTTGAATAATTGCGATGCCATGCTTGGTTGTAATCAACTGAGCTTATACCGCTAGGATTGGGTACAGCAATTAGTTTACGAGtcctttaaaaattgtttgcagtgggataaaattttatttgttctcCTATTGTGTTATGTCCTTTGGTTGCTATGCTTATTACAAACAGTTCTGTTATTGACTAGATCATTCAGTTACTTCTCAAATTCAGAGTTTTGTttccctcttttcttttttattttttcattcgCCAAGTAGTAGAATGTGAAGTATGTGCTTAAAAATGGTTCATAGGAAGTACACTCTTTTGGGGAAAGACATGCACCATGTTTCTGAAGATATAATCTGGAGAATCATTTCGCTCtagaaaaatgagaagaaagaaagaatgttGCGGTATGTAAACAATTATTAGCTAAAGAAAACCAGGACATCATTGTTTCCAATTGCCTTTGGAACAAACTAATCACGCTTCAGCTGGTCCTTGGTTCTCTTGGACTGCAGTGTTTTCTAGAAGTTAGCACGGTGAATCTATGTTATGATGCTCGGAGACTGTTTTCTGACCTTTCTTTCTATGTCCAGGTTTtagagaaattgatttgatctgCAAAATTTAAGCCAACTCTTAAGAAGCCAAGGAATGATGGTTGCGATGCATGCATG contains:
- the LOC102618891 gene encoding argininosuccinate lyase, chloroplastic; translated protein: MESLVSASSRTQLLFSPAAVLFNQAATHSLRSSLSFNYTYSAEPKHKTVLCKMSASKEVKLWGGRFEESVTDAVEKFTESISYDKALYKHDIMGSKAHASMLAKQGLISDSDKNSILRGLDEIERQIEAGKFMWRTDREDVHMNIEAALTDIIGEPAKKLHTARSRNDQVLTDFRLWCRDAIDTIVRSIQRLQVALVKLALKNEGLIVPGYTHLQRAQPVLLQHLLLAYVEQLERDAGRLQDCRVRMNFCPLGACALAGTGLPIDRFMTAEALEFTAPMRNSIDAVSDRDFVLEFLSANSIIAIHLSRLGEEWVLWASEEFGFITPSDSVSTGSSIMPQKKNPDPMELVRGKSARVIGDLVTLLTLCKGLPLAYNRDLQEDKEPTFDSVKTIVGMLEVSAEFAQNITFNVERIKKALPAGYLDATTLADYLVNKAIPFRTSHDIVGKAVALCVSKECQLQDLSLDEMRSLNPVFDKDVYEYLGVENAIRKFSSFGSTGSACVTEQLHSWVAKLGINRSSC